CTTTGAAATTTCCTCATTACTGATAAGTTAAATAAGCAATtctgttaatttgttttttacaagaacatttttttattaagtaaattCATAAAAAGTAAAACAGTTAAAATTTGCATTCTTAATACAAGCATTACATAaaacacaactgaaaaaaaaattcaatagatTTCAAAACTATACAAAATGTACcatacacatataaacacaaataCTGTGAACAGCATTATTCTGCATGATTCATGTGTAATGTTCCTATGCAGAAGATTCTGAGTTTAGTTGTGCAGAGGTGTTGATGAGATCTCTGGGTAAAGTCTCTCTTGCCTCCTGCATGCGCTTATGTGCCCTCTGAAACGCTTCTGAAATCATAAACACACCAAATCAGAAAGTACATACATCCTGTAAAATATGATATATTGTAAGTCTGTAGAGAATACATGGTAGTATGCATTCAGTTTCATTCCAGTGTGCATGGATGTACGGACTGCAGATTCAGTTTTCtgtgtgtttgaatgaaaatgcagttACATGGACCATGACAACAAGAATGATATTGAATCATATTCTTAATGAGACCTCGcattaaacatatattaaaaccAAAAACAACAGAGACATTGTTATGCATAGTTTTGTAGTAGTTTTAGAACTACTATAGCAGTTTTTTCATACTATTATgtttagaaaaaataaagtgaattAAATGTTACTGGTTGCTGTTCAAGTGATGAATTAACAAATGTGTGACACATAAGCAAATTCAGATATAGCAAAGAAAATCAAAACTTTTATAacccatgtaaaaataaataaaataaaataaatgaactgggTTTAGCTGGGCACTTCCAGTTAAATCAGATGTGCATGTTAGTTTAGATTCAAGAACAAGATTCAAGAGAATATTAActctaaatatgaataattacctTAGCAAATACCTCTAATTAATAGCAATAAAGTTACTGAAGCTAATTAGGCCTTTCTTACCCAGAACGTTATAGACAGAGCCCTGCTGACTGTGGCCGCCCAGCTGATCCAGAACAGTTTGTCTTCTTTTCTTTAGGGTGCTGGCATCAATAAAAGCCCTGAATAAAATACAACAAGCTCTTATAGTCTCAAAGGGGCAAACTAGCACTGCTGCAATCATGAAATGCACTGTTTGTGTTGGCCAACCTGGCATGCTGGATACAATTAAGAGTAAAGGTCACACTTCCAGTGGTTTGAGTGCGAAAGCCAAAGCGACTCAATCGCTTTTCCTAAAAACAGATGTAATAGAAGATTAAATTGTTCAACTGAATTACTGGACATGCTAGCACAAATCTTCACAGCACCTTGAAAGTTCCAGGTACTCTGACATAACTGATGTCCTCGAGTTCAGGAGCTCCGCCGATGAAGAAGCGTCTCAGTTCAGCCACCGCGCCGGACTGGAGGGGTCTCCATGTGTGGCAAGTCATTCTGTGATGCCCTGGAAGCAATTCATatcctgatttgctgctccagaaaatgtcttattattattacagttgaaAGCATGATGTATGTTTCAttcatgaaatgttttatttatgtaaCATATTAttcctaaataaaaataataatttcttcttAAAAAGAACATCTTACTGATCCCCGAACTTTTAATTGACAGTAAATTATTTCCCAGTTTGATCATGCATATGTTTGTACCAGAGTTTTTTGGTTACAGAATATCatccatttcacacacacacacacacacacacacacacacacacacacacacacacacacacacacacacacacacaaaacgtaaATGCTGGTTACAAATTGGGATAAACTTATATTGTTTGTCCTAATTGGCGTGTAAATTACATTGAATTAAGTAAAAATTTATGTGGTAGTAAGATTTGCCCTGCGAATTTATTAATGCATCAATAAAAAGAACAGATACAGGAGAACATCAGATATGAACATCGCtacattaaactttaaatttaggcccaatcccaattctaccccttagccttTCCCCTTTCCCCTTTTCCGTTGCGCgtgttcacgtgaaggggtaggggcgtctcaattctcttttggttgaaggggtaggggtgaggggaagggccagatagcccttcaaacgaagatttttcgggaccacacttcgaacgaaggggtatgaattatctcggcaacatggctgcctgagcaaacaaaaagacacataaatgtaagcatttttgccattaataaagattttaacgaaaagtaatcatttgttttatgttacattcaattgtgattcatgttactcaaagaaatatttgcaaaaaatcactaatatttactaacgtcatatcattacagactgcacgatagtgccacagcatatgtctgatcagggcgataactgccgtagacactgatggggctaatccccccaataattagaaatcgctaaaccattttttttaaatattgagggagagagaaggggggggggggttgaagtTGCGTGTATACgcatctgtgcgtttatctttttagaaggaatttacttaaaaacagcgattgtatcctctcgtcgctggaaaatataatgtagcgattcagtatttaaactgtatttaataaaagtcgtggggcagcgttgacaagtttcttttctcctggatgtgtgagctgtgcAATtgccaatatgtgtgtgtgtgtgtgagtgtgtccgtaagcagctcattaataaagAAGGATAATTAAAGGATCTAATgtacaccagcacaccagtatatgcgTGTATTGTAGGAGCTAGATGACGAATGATGACGTGTGACTGCATATAGTTGTGGTGGCCCAattcttaggggaatattttcacccctaccccttgacactctgttttaagggacaaggggaagcGGTAGCCgaaggggtaggggaaggggaagggctataaaatagaattgggattgggccttaaacgTCGTAACAAAAGACTGTCCTACCCGGCATTGAGGGAATGACCAGGAAGCCATAGCCTTCAGTTCTGTAGCGCTGCCAGAAATCCAAGGAAAGAACTTTGAAATATAGCACTGGCCACTGGGGTAATGATCCTGCACAGATTATCAGCAATTTATTTTCATATCATCAGGAGGTTGTCTATGTGATGTATTTTTCTATTCTTTAGTTACAGATATTCTGCGGCAATAAAAGATCTCACCATCAGACTCGTCTTCTTTATGGAAAAAGGTCTCAAAGCTGAATGGATAGGAGAAAAAGGCAACATCCTCCTACAAAACAGAGAACACGCATGCCACATTTCCATGAACACAGAGCCGGGAGATGGGGTTCACAAAAacggagtgtctatttacactaagtacaAATAGCCCACCTTGTTGGCTTaagctatttacactaactccaCCCACCAATGTGTGGTTAGGCTAGTCAACACTACAAAAGACAGGCACTAATTGTCAGCTCCAGTGACGCAGACAGAAAAACGTGGGACATGTTCATTTTGACGCGATTGACCTGGGTTCAAATTTGCCTTTTggcgaacttttttttttcccttttcaaatttcaaatcacatcagaaaagcatttattttcaatgaaaatgaagaatataATCAATCGGATCGGTGTATgaagggctttattgtcccaataaggtggcatcaatttattaatttaaattaaaatttacactcagtTAATATTGCATGCTGTTttacaatgtactacaatactgaggtgcagataattgctacTATGTGCAATAAGTAGTAAAATTTTAACAAattgtaaatagaatctatagctatttgcacttagtgtaaatagcatatcatAAAAAagctgctatttgcacttagtgtaaatagcatctatcgctaagaaaacatgctattttcacttagtgtaaataacCTATATTGCTGTTTAAACTTGCAAATAGCCACTGCCTTACTAAAATGGCGTCTTACCTTTCCCACACTGCATGTGCGACACGTCTGCGTCACACCAGACAGACAGTGAGAGGGAACACTGGACCAATCTGAAGAACATGGAACAACCTCAATATCATGAATTACTGACATAAATTACACAAAACAGTAATACAGTGACTAATGAATGTCTAGCCACATaaatcatacaacccgaattccggaaaagttgggacgttttttaaattttaataaaatgaaaactaaaggaatttcaaatcacatgagccaatattttattcacaatagaacatagataacgtagcaaatgtttaaactgagaaattttacacttttatccacttaattagctcatttaaaatttaatgcctgctacaggtctcaaaaaagttggcacgggggcaacaaatggctaaaaaagcaagcagttttgaaaagattcagctgggagaacatctagtgattaattaagttaattgatatcaggtctgtaacatgattagctataaaagctttgtcttagagaagcagagtctctcagaagtaaagatgggcagaggctctccaatctgtgaaagactgcgtaaaaaaattgtggaaaactttaaaaacaatgttcctcaacgtcaaattgcaaaggctttgcaaatctcatcatctacagtgcataacatcatcaaaagattcagagaaactggagaaatctctgtgcgtaagggacaaggccggagacctttattggatgcccgtggtcttcgggctctcagacgacactgcatcactcatcggcatgattgtgtcaatgacattactaaatgggcccaggaatactttcagaaaccactgtcggtaaacacaatctgccgtgccatcagcagatgccaactaaagctctattatgcaaaaaggaagccatatgtgaacatggtccagaagcgtcgtcgtgtcctgtggggcaaaggctcatttaaaatggactatttcaaagtggaatagtgttttatggtcagacgagtccaaatttgacattcttgttggaaatcacggacgcggtgtcctccgggctaaagaggagggagaccttccagcatgttatcagcgttcagttcaaaagccagcatctctgatggtatgggggtgcataagtgcatacggtatgggcagcttgcatgttttggaaggctctgtgaatgctgaaaggtatataaaggttttagagcaacatatgcttccctccaaacaacgtctatttcagggaaggccttgtttatttcagcaggacaatgcaaaaccacatactgcagctataacaacagcatggcttcgtcgtagaagagtctgggtgctaacctggcctgcctgcagtccagatctttcacctatagagaacatttggcgcatcattaaacgaaaaatatgtcaaagacgaccacgaactcttcagcagctggaaatctatataaggcaagaatgggaccaaattccaacagcaaaactccagcaactcatagcctcaatgcccagacgtcttcaaactgttttgaaaagaaaaggagatgctacatcatggtaaacatgccccgtcccaactattttgagacctgtagcagaaatcaaaattgaaatgagctcattttgtgcataaaattgtaaactttctcagtttaaacatttgctatgttatctatgttctattgtgaataaaatattggctcatgtgatttgaaagtcttttagttttcattttattaaaatttaaaaaacgtcccaacttttccggaattcgggttgtacttaaaaggtctaaatgttatttaattagtttaaaaATCAAAATGTGTACCTTTGTCTTAATtttaaacagtataaatgatgcttGAAAAAATTTACTTGtgctttctttaaaataaatacctCTTGGTTTGATTTTGTCATCAAATGCAATgccatgaataaatgtataagtgTGACTTaaactttgaaatattttttcccTTTCTATGGGGCTGAAAATAGGTTGACTTACTATTTGGTAAATCCAGGAAGAAATGGACATAAAGATTGTCATACTCATAGCCCTGAGCAGAAACTGGAAGGAAAAATTGCCATATTATGATCCGAGCAAAGTAACCTTTGAAAACTAGTTtgcagtaaaattaaaataaattgcagGAACTGTGCAATTTAAGCATGCATTAGATGATCTGATGTTATACTGCTTTGCTCCCAGTAAATTGGGCCTAATCCTTATGATTCAGGATAACTGTGAGTACTCACCAATCTCTCCATTTACAATCAGCCGAAGAATTCCTGGAGGAGGCTAAAAGGAAATGTTTGGACAGTCCGAATGAAAATGTTACCTTTGTTTATTtggaacacattttttttttgagaccatGAGTCTGGATAAGATCTACAATTCTTACCATTTCAAAGTCTCGGCCAACCAGGCTATTGAGGTAATCCTTGTGACGTgtgtacagctaaaaaaaaaaaaaaggaaaaggaaaggtGTGAGAATGATGACTCCACCAGAATAGAATGTCATAGTGTGTTATAGTATTATGAAATTTctttattagtattataataattgtttacTATTGTAgaatttatgaatattttgtaaaagcttttatttccatagtttttaaagtaattttcttatttacttttattatcatatgttattttttatatatatatctttatttcatatttcaatttttttaggAAGCAAAGTTGGAGAGAGACGGGGGTGGGGGAGGGTGGGATTGGATCGGGAATGGTCCACGAGTGCAGACTCGAACACTATGTGTTGGTTCGCTGATTACGAGGCTATTGGCGCAATGCTAGCAATTTTAGTACTGCTTATTTTATCTCAGTTAGTTGCATAGGCAACATTTATTGTGCCTCAACATTTAATGTGCTTCTAAGGCCCAAATTTCATTTCTATCCATTGCAGATATGGCAATcccaaaacacatttttgttttacattttacattaaaatattgtaCACAGAAGTGTTTCAACTCAACCCCTTATGAGATTCCTTTTCTGTTAGGATGCTGCCTTAGAAGGTAGGTAGCAGGTAACGAGTGAGAAAGTGAAACCATCAATCCTAAGCAAGAGCAAAGGGACATACATCTCTGTACATGcgctgctctctctctttctcctctgcaTGAATGTTTGATGAGGCATTCTCCAGATACAGCCTCCACACCTCCCTCTTCTCCCCCTGCGTTTCAAACCTGGT
Above is a window of Carassius carassius chromosome 4, fCarCar2.1, whole genome shotgun sequence DNA encoding:
- the LOC132133655 gene encoding tectonic-like complex member MKS1; its protein translation is MGDGWCTDTGEAVYRSRDAVKNLRIRVRIQRVTSTAALSQHLHQQVLSQQERGVIELDTFSSRTQAASTTDAEELVVGWQEKVFSPYEVDLYQTESNCQTPLERQYHTEIMAMERSERRQNQHIFTYTDFDRFSKWEEQAQSLLIPAQSTPTFLAERMANVRHRRQERRAVESVVPKTRLITWEPSEEFIKNSHIINTPVQTMHVMGDLGPSGNLGLKENEYILCTIKADGNGVITIKPDFNNNRGAYRFETQGEKREVWRLYLENASSNIHAEEKEREQRMYRDLYTRHKDYLNSLVGRDFEMPPPGILRLIVNGEIVSAQGYEYDNLYVHFFLDLPNNWSSVPSHCLSGVTQTCRTCSVGKEDVAFFSYPFSFETFFHKEDESDGSLPQWPVLYFKVLSLDFWQRYRTEGYGFLVIPSMPGHHRMTCHTWRPLQSGAVAELRRFFIGGAPELEDISYVRVPGTFKEKRLSRFGFRTQTTGSVTFTLNCIQHARAFIDASTLKKRRQTVLDQLGGHSQQGSVYNVLEAFQRAHKRMQEARETLPRDLINTSAQLNSESSA